From the Deinococcus gobiensis I-0 genome, the window GCGATATCGTTCTGGTCGTCGTAGCCGATCACCTCGACCGCGTAGCGTTTGCGGTCGGCCGTCTGGGCACTCAGGGCCTTGGCCTGAAAGATGACGTGGTAGGCGGTGAGCGCCAGCCCGTCTTCACCGATCAGGAAGGCCGTTCCGATCCCGTCGGGCTCCACGCAGTTGTTCACGGGACATTGCAGGATCCGCACCGTCGAGGGCCGCGACTTGGTGAACAGCGCCTGTTCGGCGGCCGTCAGCTTCTCGGCCCCGCTCGCCGTGCGCCCGGAGGTGGCGGGCTGGGCCGCCGGGGGCCGGGCCGGGGGCTGCGCCGAGGTCTTGGGGGCCGGAGCCGTCTGGGCCAGGACCAGACCGCCGGCCATCAGGGCACCGATCGTCAGGACGGGCAAGGACCGGCGAATCTGTCTGTGGCGAAGATTCATACCCTATTCTGCCGGGATTCCGCATGAAACGGATGTGCCGCAGATGGCTTTTCTCCCGGCCTGTCCGGCATTTTCCACTTCTTCACAGGGTAGGGCGGATGACAGTGCGGCCCGGGCGTGGCCCCCGCGATCTACAGTCGGAGCGTGCCCGCCTCTGCTCCTCCCTCTCCCCTTCCGCCACTGACCACCGTCTTCGTGTACGGCACCCTCATGCCCGGCGAGCGCAACGCCGACGTGGCGGGGCCGCCCGGCAGTTTCCGGGCACGGAGGGCCATGCTGGACGGCCACTGCCTCCTGCACCTCGTCCCCGAGCAGTATCCGGCGGCCCTGGTCGGCCAGCCCGGCGACGTGATCCACGGCCACGCCCTGACCTACACCCCGCAGGACTGGGCAGCGGCCCTCCCCTTTCTCGACGACCTGGAGGGGGTGGACGAGACGCCCCCCCTCTACCGCCGCGTCGCCGTGCGGCTGCGCCTGGAGGACGGAGGCGAGGTGGACGCCTGGGTCTACCTGTACGCGCAGCAGGAGCGGCTCGCGCGGCCCGGCGTCCTGCCCCTTCCCGGGGGCGACTGGCGCGCGGCGCCCGGGCGGGACCGTCCCCGGCCCGGCGACCGCTGAGCGGCGGGAACAGGCCAAAAAAATCCCCGCACGGAGCGGGGACGGATGAGCGCGGGTTTAGCGGACGATGCGCTGGCCGCGGCGGATGCCGAGCTTGTCGGTCAGGGCGATGTAGCCGTCGTAGTCCGTGCGCTCCAGGTACTTCAGGAGGCGGCGGCGCTGGCCGTTCAGGAGCTGCAGGCCGCGCTGGCCGGCCTTGTCCTTCTTGTTGGTGCCCAGGTGCACCGACAGGTTGTTGATGCGCGCGGTGAGCAGGGCCACCTGCACGGCGGTGCTGCCGGTGTCGCTGCTGTCCTTGGCGTGCTCGCCGATAATCTGCTTCTTGTCGATCATAGAAAACCTCTGTTGTTGTGAAGTCCCGCGCGCGGCAGACAAGGGAAACGGGCCCTCCCGCCCCGGCGGCAAACGGCAGCATATCACGCCGCGCCTCGGCTGCAAGGGTGACGCCTTGACAGTCCGGTCTGCCCCCGGTACACTTCTCCTCGCCCTTAAGGCCCTGCTCGGGTGGCGGAATTGGTAGACGCGCACGTTTGAGGGGCGTGTGGGCAACCGTGTGGGTTCAAGTCCCATCTCGAGCACCAGCCGAAAAGCTTCGCCGGAACCGTTACAGTTCCGGCGGCTTTTTTTTGCCCGCACGCCGGGCTTGTCATTTGCCGGGGGTGTGCTACCATTCTCAGCGCATTGCTGGTGCAGCGCAGCGTAGACGCTCGAACCTGGTCAGGGCCGGAAGGCAGCAGCCATAAGGGATGATCTGCGGGTGCCGTTGCTTTCCGGCAATGCTTTTTTTTGTGCCCGTCGGGACGAGGCCTGCCCTCAGCGCGTCTTGGGCAGCAGGACCAGGGCCTGCGTCTCCCTGACCACGGCCACGTCGCGCAGCCGCTCGCCGTCGAGGTCGCCCGCCTTGGCCAGGGCCTCGGCCCGGCGCTTGTCCACCACCGCGACCTCCAGCGCCGCCGCGTCCCCGAAGGTCTCCCGGAAACGCTCGATAGGGTACTCGACCCGGCGCTGCACCTTCAGGACGGCGCGGTACAGCTCGGTTTCGGCCTGCTCACCGCCTTCGAGGGCCACCTTGATGTGCTTGCCCAGTTCCTCCTTCTCGGCTTCCAGGCCCAGCAGGGTGTCGCGCAGCGTGGCGTAACGCTCCAGAAGTTCGGCCAGCGAGGGCGGCGTCTCGGGATCGAGGGGGTCGGAGAAGGCGGTCATGCCTGACCATACCGCCTGCCGCCCACCTCCGGCACCGGGAAGCTAGGATGCGGCCCATGAGCGAAGAGAGCCAACCCGCCCTGCACCCCGGAGACCTCAAGCGGCGCGTGCAGGACGCCATCCGCCGGGGCGCGAGCATGGAGGAGATCGCCGATCTCAAGCGCGCGGACATCGGCGGCACGGAGGAAGCCATCCGGGCGCTGAAGGACGGGAACGCCCGGTTTTTCAGCGGCGAGGCGGCCCGTCCGGAGCTCGGGGCCAACGAGCGCCGCGCGCAGATCATGGGCCAGACGCCCTTCGCGGCCATCCTGGCGTGCAGCGACAGCCGCGTGCCGGTCGAGCTGGTCTTTGACCAGGGCCTGGGGCAGCTGTTCGTGGTGCGCGTGGCCGGCAACGTGGTGGGCGAGGCGGGCCTGGGGTCGCTGGAGTACGCCATCAAGCACCTCGACGTGCACCTGGTCATGGTGATGGGCCACGAGGGCTGCGGCGCGGTCGCGGCGGCCCTGTTGCCTCCCGAGCAGCTCGCCAGCGAACCGGAGCACCTCCAGGCGCTCATCGGGCGCATCCAGCCCAGCGTGCAGAACATGCCCTCCATCCGTGACAAGAAGGCCCGCATGCGCGAGGCGGTGCTGAACAACGTGCGCTATCAGGTGCAGCAGCTGCGCGACCAGCCCTTCATCCAGGATGCCGAGGCGCGCGGGCACATCCGGGTGATCGGGGGCTTCTACGAGATCGGCT encodes:
- a CDS encoding gamma-glutamylcyclotransferase family protein, with the protein product MPASAPPSPLPPLTTVFVYGTLMPGERNADVAGPPGSFRARRAMLDGHCLLHLVPEQYPAALVGQPGDVIHGHALTYTPQDWAAALPFLDDLEGVDETPPLYRRVAVRLRLEDGGEVDAWVYLYAQQERLARPGVLPLPGGDWRAAPGRDRPRPGDR
- the rpsO gene encoding 30S ribosomal protein S15; amino-acid sequence: MIDKKQIIGEHAKDSSDTGSTAVQVALLTARINNLSVHLGTNKKDKAGQRGLQLLNGQRRRLLKYLERTDYDGYIALTDKLGIRRGQRIVR
- a CDS encoding carbonic anhydrase, whose product is MSEESQPALHPGDLKRRVQDAIRRGASMEEIADLKRADIGGTEEAIRALKDGNARFFSGEAARPELGANERRAQIMGQTPFAAILACSDSRVPVELVFDQGLGQLFVVRVAGNVVGEAGLGSLEYAIKHLDVHLVMVMGHEGCGAVAAALLPPEQLASEPEHLQALIGRIQPSVQNMPSIRDKKARMREAVLNNVRYQVQQLRDQPFIQDAEARGHIRVIGGFYEIGSGAVDFLTDEEDLRP